The Malus domestica chromosome 06, GDT2T_hap1 genome has a segment encoding these proteins:
- the LOC139196972 gene encoding uncharacterized protein, with protein sequence MTPPRPLLSKPIRATTPPPPLPSSFNKASKLSPNWNRASGYCFHALRPIVFMVASSRPGVSSAPQHSSSPPISSDIVSDAGVGQNSANSANQVEAVEEYLDKVVYRFRFLAFMGVLGSLIGSFLCFIKGCTYVIQSFVEYSVNRSKVIWLLVEAIDVYLLGTVMLVFGMGLYELFVSNLGPSESSADDKASHKSNLFGMFTLKERPKWLDITSVNELKTKLGHVIVMLLLIGLFEKSKKAVIQSPLDLLYFSASVLLSSVCLFLLSKLSD encoded by the exons ATGACACCGCCTCGGCCTCTGCTCTCAAAACCCATCCGAGCAACGACACCTCCTCCGCCGTTGCCATCATCCTTCAACAAAGCCTCAAAACTGAGCCCAAATTGGAATAGGGCATCTGGGTACTGTTTCCATGCTCTCCGACCCATCGTCTTCATGGTCGCCAGCTCCAGGCCTGGCGTTTCTTCTGCCCCACAACACTCATCCTCCCCGCCCATCAGTTCCGATATCGTTTCCGATGCCGGAGTCGGTCAGAATTCAGCAAATTCAGCAAATCAAGTAGAAGCCGTCGAGGAATACTTAGACAAG GTGGTATACAGATTTCGGTTCTTGGCGTTTATGGGAGTTTTGGGGTCTTTGATTGGGTCATTTCTTTGTTTCATCAAG GGCTGCACTTATGTAATACAGTCTTTCGTGGAGTACTCTGTAAATCGCAGTAAAGTAATCTGGTTGCTGGTTGAGGCTATTG ATGTTTATCTTTTGGGAACAGTGATGTTGGTGTTTGGAATGGGTCTTTATGAGCTCTTTGTCAGTAATCTTGGTCCTTCAGAATCTTCGGCAGATGATAAAGCTTCTCACAAATCAAATCTTTTTGGCATGTTCACTCTAAAG GAGCGACCGAAATGGTTGGATATCACAAGCGTGAATGAGCTGAAAACGAAGCTTGGCCATGTAATAGTGATGCTACTTCTAATTGGGTTGTTCGAGAAGAGTAAGAAGGCTGTTATACAATCTCCTCTGGACTTGCTTTATTTTTCCGCGTCTGTCCTCCTTTCTTCTGTTTGCCTCTTTTTATTGTCTAAGCTCAGCGACTAG
- the LOC114825591 gene encoding pentatricopeptide repeat-containing protein At1g77360, mitochondrial-like — MEEGMAENEISPPHSIRPPPSSQIPISPESISSAVKVFLDILIRTSPQQIGAALASTGIIPSAEVVIQVLKLSYDYPFSAVKFFQWAGLAHKHSAQAWNLMVDVLGRNRLFESMWDAIRSMRQEKTLSLPAFAAAFSNYCAAGKFNDAVMTFQVMDKYDIPQDVVAANSLLSAMCRADGGVERALDFLETMKSKPEYGPDGDSFAILLEGLEKEGEVAKAKTTFGEMVVKVGWGLENVAAYDAFLATLVNGGQAEEAVKFLRVMKKNGCLPGLRFFSIALDTLVKQKDSTNAISIWDVMVGNGLMPNLSMYNAMIGLLCDCNEIDDAFRLLDQMVFHGAFPDSFTYNAIFKCLIKNKKVREAGKFFVEMVKNEWLPTHANFAAAITMFFDGDDPEMGVELWNSMLESNVEPLDAAANALLLGLCKLDRLSELKRNADVMLDRRINIYESTMASLKSAYYKDGRGAREKYDGLARRWKTSLVR, encoded by the coding sequence ATGGAGGAGGGCATGGCGGAGAATGAAATATCACCACCGCACTCAATTCGCCCTCCCCCTTCTTCGCAAATCCCCATCTCACCGGAATCCATCTCATCAGCCGTCAAGGTCTTCCTCGACATCCTAATCCGAACCTCACCCCAGCAAATCGGCGCCGCCCTCGCCTCCACCGGAATCATCCCCAGTGCCGAAGTCGTCATACAAGTCCTCAAACTCTCCTACGACTACCCCTTCTCCGCCGTAAAGTTCTTCCAATGGGCCGGGTTGGCCCACAAGCACTCGGCTCAGGCCTGGAACCTGATGGTCGACGTCCTCGGCCGCAACCGGCTTTTCGAGTCCATGTGGGACGCCATCCGCTCGATGCGACAAGAAAAAACCCTCTCGTTGCCCGCCTTCGCCGCCGCCTTCTCCAATTACTGCGCTGCCGGGAAGTTCAACGACGCCGTCATGACCTTTCAAGTCATGGACAAATATGACATCCCACAAGACGTTGTCGCCGCCAATTCCCTCCTCAGCGCAATGTGCCGCGCAGACGGAGGCGTTGAGAGGGCTCTGGACTTCCTCGAGACCATGAAATCGAAGCCCGAATATGGTCCGGATGGCGATTCGTTTGCCATTTTACTTGAAGGACTGGAGAAGGAAGGGGAGGTGGCGAAGGCGAAGACTACGTTTGGGGAGATGGTGGTGAAAGTTGGGTGGGGACTGGAGAACGTGGCGGCTTACGACGCGTTTTTGGCGACGCTGGTGAATGGGGGACAAGCGGAGGAGGCTGTCAAGTTCTTGAGAGTGATGAAGAAGAATGGCTGCTTGCCAGGTTTGAGATTCTTTTCCATCGCTCTTGATACTCTTGTTAAGCAAAAGGATTCAACGAATGCGATTTCGATTTGGGATGTTATGGTTGGTAATGGATTAATGCCTAATTTGTCAATGTACAATGCTATGATTGGATTGTTGTGTGATTGCAATGAGATCGATGACGCGTTTAGGCTCCTTGATCAGATGGTTTTTCATGGTGCTTTTCCGGATTCTTTCACTTACAATGCGATCTTTAAGTGTTTGATTAAGAACAAGAAGGTTCGCGAGGCCGGTAAGTTTTTTGTGGAGATGGTGAAGAATGAGTGGCTTCCGACTCATGCTAATTTTGCTGCGGCCATCACCATGTTTTTTGATGGGGACGACCCCGAAATGGGGGTTGAGCTTTGGAACTCTATGCTTGAAAGCAACGTCGAGCCTCTTGACGCGGCTGCCAATGCCttgcttttgggcctttgtaaATTAGATAGGTTGTCGGAGTTGAAGAGGAATGCTGATGTTATGCTTGATAGAAGGATCAACATATATGAATCGACTATGGCGAGCTTGAAGAGTGCCTACTATAAGGATGGGAGAGGTGCAAGGGAGAAATATGATGGCTTGGCGAGGAGGTGGAAGACCTCACTGGTTCGGTAG
- the LOC103431614 gene encoding uncharacterized protein, translating into MAYDGGKLKSTSINGVKMYSVASQQRSLATWLNPKKRRALRKDQNYMQRVDLIQDLRFETATTKIKATPDGEFLIAAGIYPPQVKVYELRELSLKFERHLDSEIIDFQVLADDYSKLAFLCADRSVYLHAKYGKHYSLRIPRMGRDLAYDCWSCDLLCAASSPELYRINLEQGRFLSSLSTQSPALNIVSRSKLHGLVACGGEDGAVECFDLRMKSSAGRINAVAPAGDFDQEVTALEFDEKTGFQLAVGSSGGKVLIYDLRSSHPIQVKDHMYGSPILNIKWHQTLNSEGPKLITTDNHIVRIWDPDTGEGMTSIEPTAGTINDICTFPGSGLMLLALDCSQIPSYFIPELGPAPNWCSYLQNLTEELEEGEQTTIYDDFKFLTKEDLERLKLTGLIGTNLLRAYMHGFFIDYRLYKKAKALAEPFDYTEYREQRKREMLEKELAGERITIKRKLPKVNRTLAKSILDNEDAENEINVDDNETKKPAKKKKALASDILKDERFGKMFENEDFEIDEFSQEYRALHPMPSTKQPSLVEEHFRPSMEDNDPDLSDSDASATSLDEPGHENSKLRMKGRTPRLYEVKDERHAEAFLNRESFANEESLPLGERVAALRDDRRVSAIPSDVKLGPGGSREISFRARSSSKYKEDEDDEHRGKRRGVQSLGLKQNGPGFGGRGGRGGRGGRGRGGRGGHRGRGRRGGR; encoded by the exons ATGGCGTACGACGGAGGCAAACTCAAGTCGACCTCCATCAATGGTGTCAAGATGTACAGCGTTGCTTCCCAGCAACGCTCTCTCGCCACCTGGCTTAACCCTAAGAAGCGTCGAGCTCTTCGCAAAGACCAaa ACTATATGCAAAGAGTGGACTTGATCCAGGATCTGAGGTTTGAAACTGCAACGACCAAAATCAAGGCAACTCCTGACGGAGAGTTTCTAATTGCAGCAG GTATTTACCCACCACAAGTCAAAGTTTATGAGCTGAGGGAACTTTCACTCAAGTTTGAAAGGCACTTGGACTCTGAGATAATCGATTTTCAG GTTTTGGCCGATGATTATTCAAAGCTTGCGTTTTTGTGTGCTGACCGTTCTGTTTATCTACATGCGAAATATGGAAAGCATTACAGCTTGCGGATTCCAAG AATGGGAAGGGATCTTGCATATGATTGCTGGTCTTGTGACTTGCTTTGTGCTGCCTCTTCTCCAGAATTATACAGGATTAATTTGGAACAG GGGCGATTCCTCTCTTCCCTTAGCACACAATCGCCAGCACTAAATATAGTTTCTCGGAG CAAGCTTCATGGTCTTGTTGCTTGTGGTGGTGAGGATGGTGCCGTGGAATGTTTTGACTTGAGAATGAAATCTTCAGCTGGCAGGATTAATGCTGTCGCACCTGCTGGTGACTTTGACCAG GAAGTCACCGCATTAGAGTTTGATGAGAAAACGGGTTTCCAATTGGCTGTTGGAAGCAGTGGTGGAAAG GTGCTCATCTATGACTTGCGCTCATCACATCCTATACAGGTTAAGGATCACAT GTATGGTAGCCCGATATTAAACATTAAATGGCATCAAACTCTAAACTCTGAGGGGCCAAAGTTGATTACCACTGATAATCATATTGTTAGAATATGGGATCCTGACACG GGTGAAGGCATGACCAGCATTGAGCCAACGGCTGGCACAATTAATGATATTTGTACATTCCCGGGCAGTGGGTTGATGTTGCTTGCTCTGGACTGCAGTCAGATTCCATCTTATTTTATACCTGAACTTGGACCTGCTCCGAATTggtgttcttacctgcaaaaccTTACT GAGGAGCTAGAGGAGGGTGAACAGACTACCATTTATgatgatttcaaatttttgacaaaagaagACCTCGAGAGGTTGAAGTTGACTGGTCTCATTGGGACCAATCTACTTCGAGCTTACATGCATGGGTTTTTTATTGATTATCGGTTGTATAAAAAG GCAAAAGCTTTGGCAGAGCCTTTTGATTATACTGAATACAGAGAACAGCGGAAACGAGAGATGCTAGAGAAAGAACTTGCAGGAGAGCGAATTACG ATTAAGAGGAAATTGCCCAAGGTCAATCGAACTCTTGCAAAGAGTATTCTTGATAATGAAGATGCAGAGAATGAAATTAATGTTGATGACAATGAGACTAAGAAGCCAgccaagaaaaagaaggcacTTGCTAGTGATATTCTCAAAGACGAGCGGTttggaaaaatgtttgaaaatgaG GATTTTGAAATCGATGAGTTCTCACAAGAGTATAGGGCTCTACACCCTATGCCTTCTACGAAGCAACCATCTTTGGTAGAGGAACATTTCAGACCTTCCATGGAGGATAATGATCCGGATTTGAGTGATTCTGATGCCTCAGCGACATCTTTGGATGAGCCTGGCCACGAAAACAGTAAACTGAGAATGAAGGGACGAACTCCAAG ATTGTATGAAGTTAAGGATGAGCGGCATGCAGAAGCATTCTTGAATCGCGAGTCTTTTGCAAACGAGGAATCACTTCCACTGGGGGAGAGGGTGGCAGCCCTCAGAGATGATCGGCGAGTTTCTGCCATCCCTAGTGATGTTAAGCTCGGACCTGGAGGTTCGCGTGAGATTTCTTTTAGGGCTAGAAGCAGCTCTAAGTACAAAGAGGACGAGGATGACGAACACCGTGGAAAGAGGAGGGGAGTTCAATCGTTAggactaaaacaaaatgggcctGGATTCGGAGGccgaggaggaagaggaggaagaggaggccGAGGGAGAGGAGGGAGAGGAGGGCATCGCGGTAGAGGAAGAAGAGGTGGCCGGTAA